One part of the Hyalangium ruber genome encodes these proteins:
- a CDS encoding glycosyltransferase family 4 protein → MTLRLALLMDPREEGWPSMDLVGEALLEGLSEFPSEVTATEVRPAIRRLVRRLPRVGERAAFNADRILTRFGAYPARALLSRGRFDAFHVVDHSYAQLVHALPAERTGVYCHDLDTFRSVLEPHREPRPAWFRLMARATLRGLERAAVVFHGTQAVRAELLAHSVVPPERLVWAPPGVSPEYQPEPSPADRSEALLAPLEGRPFILHVGSSIPRKRLDVLFDVFAALRERHPELRLVQQGGALTPAQREQVARRGLGNVLLQPPKLERATLAGLYRRARVVLVPSEAEGFGLPVIEALACGAPVVASDIPVLREVGGDACSYCPVGQVEAWVETVDALLSGQRPAPAREARLERARRFTWQAHARTVLDAYRRLVPR, encoded by the coding sequence ATGACCTTGCGGCTGGCGCTGCTGATGGATCCGCGCGAGGAGGGCTGGCCCAGCATGGACCTCGTGGGCGAAGCCCTGCTGGAGGGCCTGTCCGAGTTCCCCTCGGAGGTGACGGCCACGGAAGTGCGCCCCGCCATCCGGCGCCTCGTGCGGCGGCTGCCCCGCGTGGGTGAGCGGGCGGCCTTCAACGCGGATCGCATCCTCACCCGCTTCGGGGCGTACCCGGCGCGCGCCCTGCTCTCTCGCGGCCGGTTCGATGCCTTCCACGTGGTGGACCACTCCTACGCGCAGCTCGTCCACGCGCTGCCGGCGGAGCGCACCGGCGTCTACTGCCACGACCTGGACACCTTCCGCTCGGTGCTGGAGCCGCACCGCGAGCCGCGCCCGGCATGGTTCCGGCTGATGGCGCGCGCGACGCTCCGGGGCCTGGAGCGCGCGGCCGTCGTCTTCCACGGCACGCAGGCAGTGCGCGCCGAGCTGCTGGCCCACAGCGTGGTGCCTCCGGAGCGGCTCGTCTGGGCGCCTCCGGGCGTCTCGCCGGAGTACCAGCCGGAGCCCTCCCCCGCGGACCGGAGCGAGGCCCTGCTGGCGCCATTGGAAGGTCGCCCCTTCATTCTGCACGTGGGCAGCTCCATCCCCCGCAAGCGCCTGGACGTGCTCTTCGACGTGTTCGCGGCGCTCCGGGAGCGGCACCCGGAGCTGCGGCTCGTCCAGCAGGGCGGCGCGCTCACGCCGGCCCAGCGCGAGCAGGTGGCGCGACGGGGCCTGGGCAACGTGCTGCTCCAACCGCCCAAGCTGGAACGAGCGACGCTGGCGGGGCTCTACCGCCGAGCCCGCGTGGTGCTCGTGCCAAGCGAGGCGGAAGGCTTCGGGTTGCCCGTCATCGAAGCGCTCGCATGCGGGGCGCCCGTGGTGGCCAGCGACATCCCCGTGCTGCGCGAGGTGGGCGGCGACGCCTGTTCCTACTGCCCGGTGGGCCAGGTGGAGGCGTGGGTAGAGACAGTGGACGCGCTGCTCTCGGGACAGCGGCCCGCGCCGGCCCGCGAGGCGCGGCTCGAGCGCGCTCGGCGCTTCACCTGGCAGGCACACGCGCGGACGGTGCTCGATGCCTACCGGAGGCTCGTCCCGCGCTGA
- a CDS encoding pilin: protein MKARARQSEVSTNLKSLFTALRTQHRLPPRDIHSTGFAPDRGNRYSYHLQDDCPAFENRSAVNAVSNNPDQCVGADTFRYAGFPDVFPVVPMSAVTWDDGAVSNGLSTQSGIFGTPGTWDFMAYGAGDVDDEILDGADTWLIASADGELTPACPTTGGVAGRVAAGEPFNTNNDVNCR, encoded by the coding sequence ATGAAGGCGCGGGCACGGCAGTCCGAAGTGAGCACGAACCTCAAGAGCCTCTTCACGGCCCTGCGCACCCAGCACCGGCTGCCCCCGCGGGATATCCACTCCACGGGCTTCGCGCCGGATCGCGGCAATCGCTACAGCTATCACCTGCAGGATGACTGCCCCGCCTTCGAGAACCGCAGCGCGGTGAACGCGGTGTCCAACAACCCGGACCAGTGCGTGGGCGCGGACACCTTCCGGTACGCGGGCTTCCCGGACGTGTTCCCGGTGGTGCCGATGTCAGCCGTGACCTGGGACGATGGGGCCGTGTCCAACGGCCTGAGCACCCAGTCGGGCATCTTCGGCACCCCCGGCACCTGGGACTTCATGGCGTACGGCGCGGGGGATGTGGATGACGAGATCCTGGACGGCGCGGACACCTGGCTCATCGCGTCGGCCGACGGCGAGCTGACGCCCGCCTGCCCGACGACGGGCGGTGTGGCGGGGCGCGTTGCGGCGGGCGAGCCGTTCAACACCAACAACGACGTGAACTGCCGCTAG
- a CDS encoding glycosyltransferase family protein, giving the protein MATELARTGAEVHVWAPGAAGVAQEEGVTVHREPGLFTPTGLVKLTRGLDACPGPRRLLLQYVPHAFGLKAMNVPFCAWFAARRHEERWVFFHEVVYPWSPRAPLRHQVLAGTTRVMLRLVAGVADRAFVSIPTWAEHLPASLRARAEWRPVPSNLPTQVPSTAVARVREELGEGPLLGHFGTYGHATAGLLERALVPLLRADATRRVLLLGRGSHAWREGLARRSPELAGQLLSRDSLEPGALAAHLRACELLLQPYIDGVSARRGSTMASLALGRPLVTNTGHLTEPLWRTLGAVALAEGPDPVALSRAAERLLSHPEERAALGARAAEVYRERFSLERTVESLLRPAPCEERNPS; this is encoded by the coding sequence GTGGCGACGGAGCTGGCGCGCACGGGCGCGGAGGTACACGTGTGGGCGCCCGGAGCGGCGGGAGTGGCCCAGGAAGAAGGCGTCACGGTCCACCGCGAGCCGGGCCTCTTCACCCCCACGGGGCTGGTGAAGCTGACCCGAGGGCTGGATGCGTGCCCGGGGCCGAGGCGACTGCTGCTCCAGTACGTGCCGCACGCGTTCGGACTGAAGGCGATGAACGTGCCCTTCTGCGCGTGGTTCGCCGCGCGGCGGCACGAGGAGCGCTGGGTCTTCTTCCATGAGGTGGTGTACCCGTGGAGCCCCCGCGCGCCGCTGCGCCACCAGGTGCTCGCGGGCACCACGCGGGTGATGCTGCGGCTGGTAGCGGGCGTCGCGGACCGCGCGTTCGTCTCCATTCCGACGTGGGCCGAGCACCTGCCCGCGTCGCTGCGCGCCCGGGCCGAGTGGCGCCCCGTGCCCAGCAACCTGCCCACGCAGGTGCCCTCCACCGCCGTCGCCCGCGTGCGCGAGGAGCTCGGAGAGGGCCCGCTGCTCGGACACTTCGGCACGTACGGCCACGCCACGGCGGGGCTCCTGGAGCGCGCGCTGGTGCCCCTGCTGCGCGCCGATGCCACCCGCCGGGTGCTGCTGCTAGGCCGGGGCAGTCATGCGTGGCGCGAGGGACTGGCTCGACGCTCCCCGGAGCTGGCCGGGCAGCTCCTCTCCCGGGACTCGCTGGAGCCCGGGGCGCTGGCGGCCCACCTCCGGGCCTGCGAGCTGCTCCTGCAACCTTATATAGACGGGGTGAGCGCGCGGAGAGGCAGCACCATGGCCAGCCTGGCGCTGGGCCGGCCGCTGGTCACCAACACCGGGCACCTCACCGAGCCGCTGTGGCGCACACTGGGCGCGGTGGCGCTGGCGGAGGGACCGGATCCGGTGGCCCTGTCCCGAGCGGCGGAGCGACTCCTGTCCCATCCCGAGGAGCGCGCGGCCCTGGGCGCTCGGGCGGCCGAGGTGTACCGGGAGCGCTTCTCCCTGGAGCGCACCGTAGAGTCGCTGCTGCGCCCCGCGCCGTGCGAGGAGAGAAACCCCTCATGA
- a CDS encoding acyltransferase family protein, with the protein MPRPSPMNLSPLPALRRPPLHACTGLRFFAALGVVAYHFYCPPCEPSGPSFLANLFQAGFTTVSLFFILSGFILAYNYLGERGGFVGTLGDFYRARFARIYPIYLLALVVDLPLFVHWIRQANPAATPGEVAHISVTTLTLTQSWLELGRPTWNNMAWTLSAEAFFYALFPFLGLWLSRQRSGRLVFIAVGAWLLGASFAVAAELVPTLAADASLVERGLYTWSQLPLQLIPPTRLPEFVLGMCLGLLFCRRTTPGSESRRTVALFGTFGVLIALLLWLPPKPSPLVQMGVLVPLFALIIWLLAGGVAWQGLKLGSRPLVLLGGASYALYLLHGSMMNYALALNTRSLSLPHNAVALLLVPVAVAVSILLFHRLEEPARGWLRHMGRSRRLAKTEGVR; encoded by the coding sequence ATGCCGCGCCCCTCGCCCATGAACCTCTCGCCCCTGCCCGCCCTGCGCCGCCCTCCGCTCCACGCGTGTACGGGCCTGCGCTTCTTCGCCGCGCTGGGCGTGGTCGCCTACCACTTCTACTGTCCACCGTGTGAGCCGAGCGGGCCGTCGTTCCTCGCCAACCTGTTCCAGGCGGGCTTCACCACGGTGAGCCTGTTCTTCATCCTCTCGGGCTTCATCCTCGCCTACAACTACCTGGGCGAGCGGGGCGGCTTCGTGGGGACGCTCGGAGACTTCTACCGGGCCCGCTTCGCGCGCATCTACCCCATCTACCTGTTGGCGCTCGTGGTGGACCTGCCCCTCTTCGTCCACTGGATCCGCCAGGCCAACCCCGCCGCCACGCCGGGCGAGGTGGCCCACATCTCTGTCACCACGCTCACCCTGACCCAGTCCTGGCTGGAGCTGGGCCGGCCCACGTGGAACAACATGGCGTGGACGCTGTCGGCCGAGGCGTTCTTCTACGCGCTGTTCCCGTTCCTCGGCCTGTGGCTCTCGCGGCAGCGCTCGGGGCGGCTGGTGTTCATCGCCGTGGGCGCCTGGCTGTTGGGAGCCTCGTTCGCCGTCGCCGCGGAACTCGTCCCCACGTTGGCGGCGGACGCCTCCCTCGTGGAGCGCGGCCTGTACACCTGGAGCCAGCTGCCCCTGCAGCTCATTCCCCCTACCCGCCTGCCCGAGTTCGTCCTCGGCATGTGCCTGGGCCTGCTCTTCTGTCGCCGCACGACTCCCGGCAGCGAGTCCCGGCGAACGGTGGCGCTGTTCGGAACGTTCGGCGTGCTCATCGCGCTGCTGCTGTGGCTGCCTCCCAAGCCCTCCCCGCTGGTGCAGATGGGCGTGCTCGTCCCGCTGTTCGCGCTGATCATCTGGCTGCTCGCCGGAGGCGTGGCGTGGCAGGGCCTGAAACTGGGCTCGCGGCCGCTCGTGCTGCTGGGCGGCGCCAGCTACGCGCTCTACCTGCTGCACGGCTCGATGATGAACTACGCGCTCGCCCTCAACACCCGCTCGCTGTCGCTGCCACACAACGCCGTGGCGCTGCTGCTGGTGCCCGTCGCGGTGGCCGTGTCGATCCTCCTCTTCCATCGCCTCGAGGAGCCCGCACGTGGGTGGCTTCGCCACATGGGTCGCTCAAGGAGACTTGCGAAAACCGAGGGAGTCAGGTAA
- a CDS encoding acyltransferase family protein — MRAAAEARQDGLDVLRAVAILLVLCFHSPEAVRNVLPPVLVPAFTLGWMGVDLFFVLSGYLIGRQVFATREDLPLGARLRTFWVKRWTRTLPLYLVVLGTYAVLKPLVFKAPFLGGGWHFALFLQNYSALRDFVQSWSLCVEEHFYLVLPLLAFGLRGQRWPAWVWLMPMAVSVLGRALLVGVIPSSPPVREWLAAYPWGTHLHLDGLSVGVFLARTAPRWRTWPARWKAASTVLGLGVLAVTLGLYGATVLGHTYLGLYPGLSAGFGLLLVGMESWRLPTGPRRAVYAVAVTSYGAYLWHGLLVRVFERSHFTLGIWALDLLVFFAATLLVSWVTYVAIEKPGLRLRNWLLAREEPGQVPGKPGYS, encoded by the coding sequence GTGAGAGCGGCGGCCGAGGCGCGCCAGGACGGGCTGGATGTGCTGCGCGCGGTGGCCATCCTCCTGGTGCTGTGCTTCCACTCTCCCGAGGCCGTGCGGAACGTGCTGCCCCCGGTGCTCGTCCCCGCCTTCACGCTGGGGTGGATGGGGGTGGATCTGTTCTTCGTACTCTCCGGCTACCTCATCGGGCGGCAGGTGTTCGCCACCCGGGAGGACCTGCCCCTGGGCGCGCGGCTGCGCACCTTCTGGGTGAAGCGCTGGACGCGCACTCTGCCGCTGTACCTCGTGGTGCTGGGGACGTACGCCGTCCTCAAGCCGCTCGTTTTCAAGGCGCCCTTCCTGGGCGGAGGCTGGCACTTCGCGCTTTTCCTTCAGAACTACAGCGCGCTGCGGGACTTCGTGCAGAGCTGGTCGCTGTGCGTGGAGGAGCACTTCTACCTGGTGCTGCCGCTGCTGGCGTTCGGGCTGCGGGGCCAGCGCTGGCCGGCGTGGGTGTGGCTGATGCCCATGGCCGTGAGCGTCCTGGGACGAGCGCTCCTCGTCGGAGTGATTCCGTCGAGCCCTCCCGTCCGGGAGTGGCTGGCCGCGTACCCGTGGGGCACGCACCTGCACCTGGATGGGCTGAGCGTGGGCGTGTTCCTCGCGCGCACGGCGCCGCGCTGGCGCACCTGGCCGGCGCGGTGGAAGGCGGCGAGCACGGTGCTGGGGTTGGGGGTGCTGGCGGTGACGCTGGGGCTCTACGGTGCCACGGTGCTGGGACATACCTACCTGGGGCTCTATCCAGGGCTGAGCGCGGGCTTCGGGCTGCTGCTGGTGGGGATGGAGTCCTGGCGGCTGCCCACCGGGCCACGGCGGGCGGTGTACGCGGTGGCGGTGACCTCCTATGGGGCGTACCTCTGGCACGGGCTGCTGGTGCGAGTCTTCGAACGGAGCCACTTCACGTTGGGCATCTGGGCGCTGGATCTGCTGGTCTTCTTCGCGGCGACGCTGCTGGTGTCGTGGGTGACGTACGTGGCGATCGAAAAACCGGGCCTGCGGCTGAGGAACTGGCTGCTGGCGCGCGAGGAACCTGGACAGGTGCCGGGCAAGCCGGGTTACTCGTAA